The genome window CTCTGGCAATTCTTGAGATTCCAAAATGACGTCCATGTTTTATCTCCTTTGAAAACATCATGGGTTCACTTTAGGGCTAGTTTTATTCTTAATAAAGCAGAATTTAATTGATATTAATTCTGTTTTTTACTGAGTATTTATTAAAAAAATGCCCTCGCGAGGAGGGCTAATGGGAGTACCGCAGGACTTACTATTAATCGATTACTGCAACCATTAAGGCAGTTGCTGCGCCAGCGCCCAATGCTGGGATACCCCAACGCTCTAGGGATGGCAATGTTTTGCCCGTGACTACTTCAACAGGAATATCGCTAATCTCCAATAACTTGGCAGTAGTAGAGTTCTCAAACAATCTACTGAGGGTGTTTTTCTTGGCTGAGCCAATCACGATCCGGCTGCATCCTAGGCGAGTCGCTTCATCATGCAATGCCTTGCCCTTATCACCAGTGACATGCGTAAATGAAAAACTGACCCCTGATTTTTCTAAAAATTCAGCGGCTGACTTTGCAGCAAAATAAGCACGCTCCTCTTGCCACTCATGAATAGTTTTCTTGCTAACAAATTTTCCGATATGACGGTAAATTTTAGGTTGCACATTGCAGATGTGAATTTCGGTATGAGAGTCTTTACCGTATGTGGTGACTGCATGCCTTAAGGCTAGCAATGCATTATTTGAATCATCTACTGGAATCAAAACTTTATTCATGACTTTATCTCCTAAGATAAGTGACTGCTGTTGAGGCGATATTTCAGATACTGCTGGAACAACGACAGCTGGCGCAATGAGCTCTTCAAGTGCCAGCCTGCTTCTAACAAATCCACTACCCAGAACACCGAGAATGACCAAGGCTTGAACCGCATATTCAAATGCTGGGTTTTGAAATAACTGCCATTCCCGAACAATAGGCTCGGAGGTCATCATCTTGGCCGCAGTCCATGCGAGCACACCAGCGCCTAGATAGGTAATGGATGGATAGCGCTCAACCAATTTCAAAATTTGCGTTGATCCCCAGATCACTACGGGAATGCTGATCAGTAAACCGAGAACAACCAGAATATAGCTTCCATGGGAGGCGCCAGCTACAGCCAAGACGTTATCAAGACCCATGACTGCATCAGCAATCACAATCGTTTTCATTGCACCCCAAAAGCTAGTTGAGGCATGATCATGATCACCATCACCATCTTGCTCAGGCGTCAATAACTTATAAGCAATCCAAACTAGTAGCAGGCCGCCAATCAACATTAATCCTGGAATTTTAAGTAGGTACACCACAGCAAGTGTCATAGCACTTCTGACTGCAATAGCGCCAACTGCGCCCCAAACAATCGCTTTTTTCTGTAAATGGGCAGGTAAATTTCTGGCTGCCATCGCAATCACAATGGCATTGTCACCAGCTAAAACTAAGTCAATGACAATAATTGCTAGTAGTGCTGAAAAAAATTCGGGGCTAAACAATTCCAATTTAATAACCTCTATCAATGTAATGAGCACATGAATGCCATGGCTTTCGATGGGGTCAATTTAGGTGGATTTGTGCTTAGTTAAAAGCAGATATATATTGATAGTAATTTCGGAAAAAACTGACTATGAGCAATTCTTATAACTATCGTCACCTTTACTATTTTTGGGTTGTAGCCAAAGAAGGCAGCATGTCCAAGGCCGCAGAACGCCTAGATATGGCTATTCAAACCATTAGCGCGCAAGTTCACGAACTTGAAAAATCACTTGGGTATATGCTCTTTAAGCCTGCAGGACGTGGCATCACCCTTACAGAATCTGGATTTGCAGCGCTCAAAATTGCCGATCAAATTTTTTCCATCGGTGAAAAACTTCCTGAAGCAGTTCGAGATGCAGCCAAATCCCCCAAGACAAAAATTACTGTTGGCGTATCAGATGGCTTACCAAAACTCATCACTAGACAATTACTAGAACCCATT of Polynucleobacter sp. AP-Titi-500A-B4 contains these proteins:
- a CDS encoding universal stress protein; protein product: MNKVLIPVDDSNNALLALRHAVTTYGKDSHTEIHICNVQPKIYRHIGKFVSKKTIHEWQEERAYFAAKSAAEFLEKSGVSFSFTHVTGDKGKALHDEATRLGCSRIVIGSAKKNTLSRLFENSTTAKLLEISDIPVEVVTGKTLPSLERWGIPALGAGAATALMVAVID